TCAGTTTTGTAACCTAGACTTTTTATATAATGATCCAGTCATATCATTTCTTTATAGTTAATGCTACCATGCAAAATGGAAgaagtaaattttaaatatgaacTAACTTCTTTACactaaaaatagaaaacatcaTATATAATGAGAGAAACCGATGGcggtttttaaaagtttatacgaaacagaaaaagtattttatttaaaaaaaaaactagtagtACATCAGAGCGATACGTTACTATTTTCAGAAGAACCCAAACATATTTTGCTTTCattttaaatcatctttttacctATCGCCCTCGACGTGGCTAAGATTCCTTCAACTCTAGCTCCATCCACTACTAAAACTCGACCACCAGCTGCTTCAATTCTCGCACGCTCGTCTGGTCTATCCGGCTGCATAAAAATCCAACTTCATAACTTCACACAAAGACTCCAACGTTCTCAGAAGAGATAAAACAGAGTACTAGTACTACTCAAGCGTAGAccaaataaaacattaattcGAATAAATAAAACCACCTTATGATCATTACTTAGAGGAATAGCCATTCCATTCCGACACAACACCGCACGTGAGTCACCAGTATTGGCTACAACAACATTCCCATTCGTCAAAACCGCAGCAACCGCAGTAGAACCCGAAATCGCAGCTTCCCTTGGGTCGCAGTGGCAAAGAGACGCAGTGGTCCTACACATGCACGTCCCCATAGCCAGCTCATCCATCCTCTCGAAACTCCTCCTCATCACTCCTCGCCATTTCTCCTCCACGACGTCGTTTCCTCCCCCTTCGAGCTTGCAACCTGGTTGCTCCAGCTCTTCCTTTACTAACGTGTGCATCGTCGTGCTGCACAATGTTGACACCTGTTAAATTACCAAAACGCTTCtggttaataaatattaaatatttgttcTTCCAAGCGGTTAGCATCGGAAAtttaaaacttgaaaattgtttttttattgccTTTACCTGAGAACCGCCATGACCATCGTAAACAGCGAAGAAATGAACCGGTTTTTGCTGGTTAATCTCCGGTTTACATAAACTCGGTTTAACAGTAACCGTATCTTCCATCTTACGTGATCTCCCCATCACCGAAACTACTCCGTACATAGGTTCATCGTCGGTCTCTTCTCCCCTCCACACTAGAGTTTCTTGTTTCTTGTGAGAGGAAGTCGGAGACGGAAAGACACCTCCGACATCCGCCGGAAGACCGCCCATCTCCGCCTGCGCCGCCGTCGTCGTCCGTGCATGTTTTCTCAGTGGAACAAAGCCTGAGTAGATAGTCTCTTCACGGTTCTTGGACGACGAAGACGAACTTGGTTCGCCGAAAACCGCCGCTTGCCTCCGCATCTCGATTCTCCGCCGACGGCGCTCACGGCATTTAGTTGGCGAAACGTCGTCTCTTCGTCCGGTTGAAACTGTTCTGTAGATTTCGGTCATCGAAGAAGTGCGATCCAGGTTACGTCGATGATCTCAAGATCGTCTCAGTGGACTTGTGAGGAACGCTTTATATAGGGGGGGGACGAGGGAGAGAGGGACACTCAGCTTTGACAGTGAAAGCTTACGAGGAAGAGGAGATACGTGTCAGCTTGTAGATGCATTCGCGTGTTAGATTCTAGGCTCAGGCGTTAATTTTGTTGTCCGCGTGGATACGCCTTCGGTTTTCCTAAACCCATCCTGTTTTGTAATTCCCCGGTTTGAACAATACTCTCAAAGTATTTTTCTTCATGAAATTTCAATATAAAAgttaaagaaaattttgaaaattctattttataataagGATTATGAATGTTTATCGTTTTAATCAAATACTAGAGCTTGATCCGCGCACCTGCGCATttttgtttatcaaaaaaagtatttatcctatataaatttgtaatatacatttttaaaatttatatatattaaataattatttaatatatttctaaacacaatcattttataatttataatgaataattttaatttattttttatccgTCAACTGTACaaccatatttttaaaatttaacccGTGTATTCGagcaaatgtattttttatggatcaaaattttgatgtaaaataaaatggttatctatttttatatttgatttttacgattaaataattcaatatattatttacaattttttggtttatattatgtatttttataacacttttatgttttttagacatagttaatataccaaaataaaaaataaccacCCCGTAATAATAAAATCTTGTTACATTTTTGACATTgattaagtataatttattttttagctagattatagaaaatattttttttaataagtaaccataatttgttatactttattttaggaaaatgcattaattaaactataaaagacAAGAATACTAAAAGGTAGGTAAATTTATTACTTAAGTGGCATatgattgtaaataatttaaaaaaattaaggattaatttatctattttaataatatagatataaaaatagttcaccaacaaaaaataaactaatatttcaAACATATGTTATTTATCATAATTCATGGTTGCAGTGACATTACTGTAAATGATATGTTAGATGACAATAAGgccattttaaataatttaataacttTGACGAAACATTGAATATGagctttttataaatattttcttaacttttctttattacattttttaaacTGGACCAATAGAATTTTTCATcgaaaaattagaaataatGAAACGCtcagattttttggatttttttttgttatatatgaattagttttaattaattatgagctttttattataattttactaaatgtTTAGTTCTTTAACAATTTAAATGAACTTTTATAATTagtaaaacaacactaaaaatggTGTGTCCATGGATCTAGGACAACCGCCCCTGCACCAGAGTCGAGAGCCGAGACGGAAGACAATAAATGTCTTGTATACTTTGAGCGACttcaatccaaaaaaaaaaagagaatttaaGTACTCCCatgtttttcatatatatagataaagtTATATATCCACTGAATCATTTGATGGATACAAAATTACTTTTAGATATCATAAGATTATCCAAGTAGAGTAAATTTTGTAACGAGGTGATCGTCGAAAAAGAGATCTGGTTAGTTTCGGGAGAGGAAAAAAGTTCTAACGAGGCATCACCCTTCTCGTAACTAACCATAATCACTGTAAAGACAGATAAAACTtgctatatttttttgaatttatatgtatatacatacataGAATCGGTTACTAATCTGCGACAAGGACAAGTCTAGATATATTAGAAATTTTCGCAATTCTAATATATACTATGTTTTAGTTTCCTTTTCAAATTGAagtgtaaatatttttaacgccCAATTTGAAAAGAATACAACTAAACTGAAATGAGTgcattaatttttgttaaaatgtttatgAGCTGTAGTTAAAATTCAATCGATAATATAATCACAAACAAAGTAACAgttgaattttatattttttgttttttttgcagcaaacgGCTATCCTATTATTTAGACTTGAGGTGGTCTGTAActagaccggaatagaacaaccaataaagcAAAGGAGTCTATGAAAAGAACGAACATTCCTAACTAGCGCATCTGAATATGTTTTATAGGTTCATGAAAAACAGGATTTACAAGTAATCTGAAAATCCCaaagcaaacaaaaatatacatttgATCTCACGCATAGCAACTACAGTAGCTCGGTACTTTGTTTCCGTGGATGAGAtattgtttgttgttgttttggtCTTTACTAGAGATAAAAGAACCTACCAAAAGACCTACGTGCCATAGGACTTGCAGTCCAGTCAAAATCACGAATACATTGTAAGCTGCAAATCCAACCATAGCTTTACATCACTTTCAGATATTTAACTATCCTCACTGCAGggtatttaaaaagaaaacttaaattttcatAACAATAGAAAAGAACGCAGttgaatatttataaaaatagtaaattttaaacactagaaatataatttattacattttttcttccaaaaccattcaaaaaaatttgtataGTCAAATATTTCAGGGTttatttgccaaataaccaaaaaaaatggaaaattaaattttgggAAAGAGAGTAAAGAGAGATTGGAAGAGAAAGTAGGAGAGATTGAGGAGTTTTAGTCAGTTAATTagtgtatttatgtttttttgttgtatatAAGATGCAATTTTCCAATATTTCAATCATgttattgaaaatttttaaaaatttcatatattaaattatttagcTAATCGGATTTCTAACTTCTTCTCTCGTAGCAGAAAAtccttacttatataaaaaatcatcacaaacatttataaatacatatcCTTGTTTAAAGAAATTGCAAGATTCCAAACATAATACTCTCAAGAGATTATAACTAAATATGCctaacaaatatttttctaattataaaattatcaactttatttatatatatacattaataaaaaaaaaaaaaaatacatttttaaactGGATGTCCTAATCAACAGTTTGGATGGCTTGCCCTCTAAATCAGCTTTAGAGATGCCCATAAAGCATAGCCAATGATGCTCAACTGTTGTTATTGGTGACGGCTAAGAACCAACTAAACGTATTTCGGCAACAATATCTAGGAAGTATTTTACTTTTACCTcattttttatatcattttcatttttatgctTACTTTcaatagagaaacattttcacaaatactaaaatataaagtttcatTAAAACAGCAAAAACTCTTccaatttttctttaaataatttagaataaataataaataataaaaaaaaaattctttctatCTTACTTAATacagaaatataaataattatttaaataaaaataaaaataaaataattgtaatatagtttttgaattatacgttttaaaattcaaacttttctataatttttttttttgaaattctacattttttgaaactatttttgaatttttattttaagttttaaatattttttatttattttttgaaatctaAACATCATCCTCCAAAACTATACCTTCTCAAATCTAAATCATAAGTCTAgcttatttttgataaaaaaaatctagattatTAACATTAGAAATATAAATGTCTACTACGTCTTTAAATCTAAGGTGTAAAttgtaaaaaacaataaaaaaattcattattccTACTCATTTCTTTGATTACCATTTAGAACCAAAATGTTTTAATCCTCTTGTAGTGTGAGATGAAaggtttttttttactctttttttttaagttacgTACATAACATGGATCGTAAACtggcttataattttttttttaaactatcttttttttttaaataaaaacttaaaaattgatCTATTACTATAACTTAAAGGATAATAGCATCTGGCCTTTGGAGGAAACCAATCCCAtaaactatatttgcgaagtaattttgccacatgtcttctctataatcaatttcacaaaacaaatatgacatgactactgaaATTGTTGACATAGCTTctggaaaaatatgacatgaataattttatttaatattgatttatatttttggcaaactaactagaatatggtaataattcatatattacatttaatattgatattttttttggcaaaattttttaaatatagtaatagctcatacatcatctataaaataaatatattcatataacatttcaaatttcaaaatattattatttttgtataattatacaatttgtattacgaaagctttcaaaaatttctacaactttttaaaaatttaaatatctaatcataagatcattagttttttatatacctacaaaatttataaatatcgtttaggctaaatttttgataattatacaattgtctatcatttttattagttttatacaaattgatttaatatatatcaaatctatattaaatattagtaaaaaaatagtaaaatctataatatttaataaattttatttttaaatataagttagattaaaaaaattcttactgCACAGACAtagttaaaagtatatatagcGCCGCTTTTCTTCCTTTGGAGGAAACCAATTAAAAGAGTTTTTGCTGTTTTAatgaaactttatattttagtatttgtgaaaataattattttactatactTTTCTAAAAGTATATATAGCGCCGCTTTTCTTCCTTTGGAGGAAAACCAATTAAAGAATAATAGCATCTGGCCTTGACGATGGACTAAACTGGCAAAGCTATGCCACGTGCTTAACTGGCACAGCTCCCACAACCTGAGGAATCAAGATGTTGTAGATAATCACCGAACGAGTGACGACTGACGATCCGTCAACTTTTTTCTCCGTTGATTTGTAATAGTAGTTTTTTACTCGAGATTTGGAACGTATGATcgaaatgatcaaaataaatcCAATTatattcaacttttttttttttccatctagtAATTTATTAAGGGACTAAGCCCAAACGGAcccaacaacaaaacaaaagccCAAACGAAAAGGGCTAacgtaaaaaagaaaaaacaatgggCGAATCCCAACCCGTTAACGAAACGGCGCACGCGTCCAGAAAACGCGTTTGGAAGCCCACGTGTTGAAACCCACCCCTTTCGAGAACACGCGTCACCTGGTCACACCACCGCGACCGGCACCGAGAAGACATCGCCGGCGAAGACGAAACCACCTATAGTTTCGACGGAGCACGCCGGAAACTGAGACCATCTCACCCATCTGTTTCGCCTGGACTCTTCAACGGAGAGGTACATCGAGACTAACTCGAGATCTCTTATAGAGCCATCGAAACCACCGCTAATCGAAGAACCGCATCCAACACATCCTCCTTCACCACTTGGGACCAAGGGTATCAAATCGACATCAATCGAATCACAACTGCGAGATTCAAGAGTCAATTGAGCCAAAGAAGTACAGAAGGTCTTGATCGGACATAATCG
The window above is part of the Brassica napus cultivar Da-Ae chromosome C3, Da-Ae, whole genome shotgun sequence genome. Proteins encoded here:
- the LOC106385724 gene encoding probable protein phosphatase 2C 75 isoform X1, with the protein product MTEIYRTVSTGRRDDVSPTKCRERRRRRIEMRRQAAVFGEPSSSSSSKNREETIYSGFVPLRKHARTTTAAQAEMGGLPADVGGVFPSPTSSHKKQETLVWRGEETDDEPMYGVVSVMGRSRKMEDTVTVKPSLCKPEINQQKPVHFFAVYDGHGGSQVSTLCSTTMHTLVKEELEQPGCKLEGGGNDVVEEKWRGVMRRSFERMDELAMGTCMCRTTASLCHCDPREAAISGSTAVAAVLTNGNVVVANTGDSRAVLCRNGMAIPLSNDHKPDRPDERARIEAAGGRVLVVDGARVEGILATSRAIGDTYLKPMVAWEPEVTSMRREPGDECLILASDGLWDVLSSQLACDIARFCLREDAPSGLDLNETATEDDNEGQGSSGHNPSRSVLAATLLTRLALGRQSNDNISVIVIDLKNSPP
- the LOC106385724 gene encoding probable protein phosphatase 2C 75 isoform X2 yields the protein MTEIYRTVSTGRRDDVSPTKCRERRRRRIEMRRQATIYSGFVPLRKHARTTTAAQAEMGGLPADVGGVFPSPTSSHKKQETLVWRGEETDDEPMYGVVSVMGRSRKMEDTVTVKPSLCKPEINQQKPVHFFAVYDGHGGSQVSTLCSTTMHTLVKEELEQPGCKLEGGGNDVVEEKWRGVMRRSFERMDELAMGTCMCRTTASLCHCDPREAAISGSTAVAAVLTNGNVVVANTGDSRAVLCRNGMAIPLSNDHKPDRPDERARIEAAGGRVLVVDGARVEGILATSRAIGDTYLKPMVAWEPEVTSMRREPGDECLILASDGLWDVLSSQLACDIARFCLREDAPSGLDLNETATEDDNEGQGSSGHNPSRSVLAATLLTRLALGRQSNDNISVIVIDLKNSPP